The following coding sequences lie in one Glycine soja cultivar W05 chromosome 16, ASM419377v2, whole genome shotgun sequence genomic window:
- the LOC114391029 gene encoding mitochondrial import inner membrane translocase subunit TIM17-2-like isoform X1 — MGTPETSREPCPDRILDDIGGAFGMGAVGGSAFHFLKGLYNSPKGDRFVGATQAVRLNAPRVGGSFAVWGGLFSAFDCTMVYARQKEDPWNSIVAGAATGGFLSMRQGLGASARSAAFGGVLLALIEGAGIMLNKFLSAQQPMPMIMDEPQPQPPQSSEQPWLGGWFGGGNREETAGSGGSETKILESFDAPPVPNFEYK, encoded by the coding sequence ATGGGAACACCCGAGACATCTCGCGAACCCTGCCCCGATCGCATCCTCGACGACATAGGCGGCGCCTTCGGCATGGGAGCGGTGGGTGGCTCCGCCTTCCATTTTCTCAAGGGTCTCTACAATTCCCCCAAGGGCGATCGATTCGTCGGCGCCACCCAGGCCGTGCGCCTTAACGCCCCCCGCGTCGGCGGCAGCTTCGCCGTCTGGGGCGGCCTCTTCTCCGCCTTTGACTGCACCATGGTCTACGCTCGCCAGAAGGAGGACCCCTGGAACTCCATCGTCGCCGGCGCCGCCACTGGCGGCTTCCTCTCTATGCGCCAGGGCCTCGGCGCCTCCGCCCGCTCCGCGGCATTCGGCGGCGTCCTCCTCGCCCTCATCGAGGGCGCCGGGATCATGCTCAACAAGTTCCTCAGCGCGCAGCAGCCCATGCCTATGATCATGGACGAGCCGCAGCCGCAGCCTCCGCAGTCGTCCGAGCAGCCGTGGCTCGGAGGGTGGTTCGGTGGAGGGAACAGAGAGGAGACCGCCGGCAGCGGCGGAAGCGAGACGAAGATTCTGGAGAGTTTCGATGCTCCCCCTGTGCCCAATTTTGAGTATAAGTAA
- the LOC114391029 gene encoding mitochondrial import inner membrane translocase subunit TIM17-2-like isoform X2, whose protein sequence is MGTPETSREPCPDRILDDIGGAFGMGAVGGSAFHFLKGLYNSPKGDRFVGATQAVRLNAPRVGGSFAVWGGLFSAFDCTMVYARQKEDPWNSIVAGAATGGFLSMRQGLGASARSAAFGGVLLALIEGAGIMLNKFLSAQQPMPMIMDEPQPQPPQSSEQPWLGGWFGGGNREETAGSGGSETKILESFDAPPVPNFEYK, encoded by the exons ATGGGAACACCCGAGACATCTCGCGAACCCTGCCCCGATCGCATCCTCGACGACATAGGCGGCGCCTTCGGCATGGGAGCGGTGGGTGGCTCCGCCTTCCATTTTCTCAAGGGTCTCTACAATTCCCCCAAGGGCGATCGATTCGTCGGCGCCACCCAGGCCGTGCGCCTTAACGCCCCCCGCGTCGGCGGCAGCTTCGCCGTCTGGGGCGGCCTCTTCTCCGCCTTTGACTGCACCATGGTCTACGCTCGCCAGAAGGAGGACCCCTGGAACTCCATCGTCGCCGGCGCCGCCACTGGCGGCTTCCTCTCTATGCGCCAGGGCCTCGGCGCCTCCGCCCGCTCCGCGGCATTCGGCGGCGTCCTCCTCGCCCTCATCGAGGGCGCCGGGATCATGCTCAACAAGTTCCTCAGCGCGCAGCAGCCCATGCCTATGATCATGGACGAGCCGCAGCCGCAGCCTCCGCAGTCGTCCGAGCAGCCGTGGCTCGGAGGGTGGTTCGGTGGAGGGAACAGAGAGGAGACCGCCGGCAGCGGCGGAAGCGAGACGAAGATTCTGGAGAGTTTCGATGCTCCCCCTGTGCCCAATTTTGAGTATAA ATGA
- the LOC114390573 gene encoding receptor-like protein kinase 5, with product MTVPFYYCYYLSIFLILSHVHSQTQLQDQEHAVLMNIKRHLKNPSFLSHWTTSNTASHCTWPEITCTSDYSVTGLTLVNSNITQTLPPFMCDLKNLTLVNFSRNFIPGEFPTFLYKCSKLVYLDLEMNDFSGTIPDDIDNLVNLQHLNLGSTSFSGDIPASIGRLKELKMLQLHYCLFNGTFPYESIANLFDLEFLDMSSNLVLPPSKLSSSLTRLKKLKFFHMYSSNLFGEIPETIGEMVALENLDLSRSNLTGHIPRGLFMLKNLSTLYLFQNKLSGEIPGVVEASNLTEIDLAENNLEGKIPHDFGKLQKLTLLSLSLNNLSGEIPQSVGRIPSLIYFQVMFNNLSGILPPDFGLYSELKTFLVANNSFTGRLPENLCYHGQLLNLTTYDNYLSGELPESIGHCSSLKDLKIYSNEFSGSIPSGLWTFNLSNFMVSYNKFTGELPERLSPSISRLEISHNRFFGRIPTGVSSWTNVVVFKASENDLNGSVPKGLTSLPKLTTLLLDHNQLTGPLPSDIISWQSLVTLNLSQNKLSGHIPDSIGLLPVLSVLDLSENQFSGEVPSKLPRITNLNLSSNYLTGRVPSEFDNLAYDTSFLDNSGLCANTPALKLRPCNVGFERPSKGSSWSLALIMCLVAIALLLVLSISLLIIKLHRRRKRGFDNSWKLISFQRLSFTESSIVSSMSEHNVIGSGGFGTVYRVPVDALGYVAVKKISSNRKLDHKLESSFRAEVKILSNIRHKNIVKLLCCISNEDSMLLVYEYLENCSLDRWLHNKSKSPPAVSGSAHHFELDWQKRLQIATGVAHGLCYMHHDCSPPIVHRDIKTSNILLDAQFNAKVADFGLARMLMKPGELATMSSVIGSFGYMAPEYVQTTRVSEKIDVFSFGVILLELTTGKEANYGDEHSSLAEWAWRQIIVGSNIEELLDIDFMDPSYKNEMCSVFKLGVLCTSTLPAKRPSMKEVLHILLRCGEGFAFGEGNVRQYDGVPLLKNSKWESSLDAVDNDSDSD from the exons atgaCAGTACCATTTtactattgttattatttatccATATTCCTAATCCTGAGCCATGTACACTCTCAGACTCAGCTGCAAGATCAAGAACATGCAGTCCTAATGAATATAAAGCGGCACCTAAAAAACCCTTCATTCCTCAGTCACTGGACAACATCAAACACTGCCTCTCACTGCACTTGGCCAGAGATCACATGCACCAGTGACTACTCAGTCACTGGATTGACTCTGGTCAACAGCAACATCACTCAAACACTACCACCTTTCATGTGTGACCTCAAAAATCTCACACTTGTTAATTTCAGTAGGAATTTCATTCCAGGGGAGTTCCCAACATTTCTCTACAAATGTTCCAAGCTGGTTTACCTCGACCTCGAAATGAACGATTTTTCGGGCACCATTCCTGATGACATAGACAACTTGGTTAACTTGCAGCATCTTAATCTCGGTTCCACAAGCTTTAGTGGGGACATTCCTGCAAGCATTGGAAGGTTAAAGGAACTGAAAATGCTTCAACTTCACTATTGTCTATTCAATGGTACTTTCCCTTATGAGAGTATTGCCAACTTGTTCGATCTTGAATTCTTGGATATGTCCTCTAACTTGGTGCTCCCTCCTTCCAAGCTCTCGTCAAGCTTGACCCGgttgaaaaaattgaagttcttTCACATGTACAGTTCCAACCTGTTTGGGGAAATCCCTGAAACCATTGGAGAAATGGTGGCTTTGGAGAACTTGGATTTATCGCGAAGCAATTTAACTGGACACATTCCTAGAGGCTTGTTCATGCTCAAGAATTTGAGCACACTGTACCTTTTCCAGAACAAGCTCTCTGGAGAGATACCTGGTGTGGTTGAAGCATCGAATTTGACAGAAATCGATCTTGCAGAGAACAATCTTGAGGGGAAAATACCTCATGATTTTGGGAAGCTCCAAAAGCTAACACTGTTGAGTTTGTCTCTCAATAACTTGTCAGGGGAGATACCACAAAGCGTAGGCCGTATTCCATCTCTGATATATTTTCAGGTCATGTTCAATAACTTGTCAGGTATTCTTCCTCCTGATTTTGGTCTCTACTCGGAGCTTAAAACATTTTTGGTTGCAAACAACAGTTTTACTGGAAGGCTCCCAGAAAACTTGTGCTATCATGGTCAGTTACTTAATTTAACTACTTATGATAATTATCTGAGTGGTGAATTGCCAGAATCAATTGGCCACTGTAGTAGCCTGAAGGATTTAAAAATTTACAGTAATGAGTTTTCTGGTAGCATTCCTAGTGGTCTTTGGACTTTCAATTTGTCAAATTTCATGGTGAGTTATAATAAGTTCACTGGTGAGCTTCCTGAGAGATTGTCCCCAAGTATTTCGCGCTTGGAGATAAGTCACAATCGGTTTTTTGGTAGGATTCCAACTGGTGTATCTTCATGGACTAATGTGGTTGTTTTTAAAGCAAGTGAGAACGACCTTAATGGGAGTGTTCCAAAAGGTTTAACATCTCTTCCCAAGCTAACAACTCTATTGCTTGATCATAACCAGCTCACAGGGCCACTTCCATCAGATATCATATCATGGCAATCCCTTGTAACTCTaaatttgagccaaaacaaactCTCTGGACATATCCCAGATTCAATTGGTCTGTTACCCGTCCTTAGCGTACTCGACCTGTCAGAAAATCAATTCTCTGGTGAAGTTCCTTCTAAACTTCCCAGAATCACCAATCTCAATCTATCCTCCAATTATTTGACAGGGAGGGTTCCAAGTGAATTTGACAATCTTGCTTATGACACAAGCTTTTTGGACAATTCTGGCCTCTGTGCTAATACTCCAGCACTGAAACTTAGGCCGTGCAATGTTGGCTTTGAAAGGCCATCCAAAGGCTCTTCTTGGTCTCTTGCTTTGATTATGTGCCTGGTAGCAATAGCCTTGTTGCTGGTTTTGTCGATTTCACTCTTGATTATCAAACTTCACCGAAGAAGGAAACGAGGATTTGATAACTCATGGAAGCTCATTTCCTTTCAAAGGTTGAGTTTCACTGAATCAAGCATAGTGTCATCAATGTCAGAACATAATGTTATTGGAAGTGGTGGATTTGGTACAGTATACCGTGTTCCGGTTGATGCTTTAGGCTATGTTGCTGTGAAAAAGATCTCCAGTAACAGAAAGTTAGACCACAAGCTAGAGAGCTCATTTCGCGCAGAGGTTAAAATACTGAGCAACATTCGTCACAAAAACATTGTGAAATTGTTGTGCTGCATCTCTAATGAGGATTCTATGCTCCTTGTTTATGAGTATTTGGAAAACTGTAGCCTAGATAGGTGGCTGCACAATAAGAGCAAATCACCACCAGCTGTGTCAGGTTCAGCGCATCATTTTGAACTTGATTGGCAAAAGAGATTGCAAATTGCCACTGGTGTTGCTCATGGTTTGTGCTACATGCACCATGATTGCTCGCCACCGATTGTTCATCGAGATATAAAAACAAGCAACATCCTTTTGGATGCTCAATTCAATGCAAAAGTTGCTGATTTTGGTCTGGCTAGGATGTTAATGAAGCCGGGGGAACTTGCTACCATGTCATCTGTTATTGGCTCATTTGGCTATATGGCTCCAG aatatgttcaaacaACGCGAGTCAGCGAGAAGATTGATGTATTCAGCTTTGGGGTTATACTACTGGAGTTGACAACTGGTAAAGAAGCTAACTATGGTGATGAGCACTCATCTCTTGCAGAGTGGGCGTGGCGCCAAATTATTGTAGGAAGCAACATAGAAGAGCTGCTAGACATTGATTTCATGGATCCAAGTTACAAGAATGAAATGTGCAGTGTTTTCAAACTTGGAGTGTTGTGTACTTCAACACTTCCTGCTAAAAGGCCTTCCATGAAGGAGGTGCTACACATATTGCTCCGCTGTGGAGAAGGATTTGCGTTTGGAGAGGGGAATGTTAGGCAATATGATGGTGTTCCCCTTCTTAAGAATTCAAAATGGGAGAGTAGTTTGGATGCTGTTGACAATGATAGTGATAGTGACTAG